One Camelina sativa cultivar DH55 chromosome 3, Cs, whole genome shotgun sequence genomic window carries:
- the LOC104778365 gene encoding DNA-directed RNA polymerases II, IV and V subunit 8B — MASNIIMFEDIFVVNKLDPDGKKFDKVTRVEATSHNLEMFMHLDVNTEVYPLAVGDKFTLAMAPTLNLDGTPDTGYFTPGAKKTLADKYEYIMHGKLYKISERDGKTPQAELYVSFGGLLMLLKGDPAHISHFELDQRLFLLMRKL, encoded by the exons ATGGCGAGCAATATCATTATGTTCGAGGATATCTTCGTGGTCAATAAGCTTGACCCTGATGGCAAAAAGTTCGATAAGG TTACTCGCGTTGAAGCTACGAGCCACAACTTGGAAATGTTTATGCATCTAGATGTTAACACAGAGGTTTATCCACTGGCTGTTGGTGATAAGTTCACACTTGCTATGGCTCCCACGCTGAATCTCGATGGAACCCCAGATACCGGATATTTTACCCCG GGAGCAAAGAAAACACTTGCGGATAAGTATGAATACATCATGCACGGGAAGCTTTACAAGATCTCTGAGCGTGACGGCAAAACTCCACAAGC AGAGCTGTATGTTTCATTTGGCGGCCTTCTGATGTTGCTTAAGGGAGATCCAGCTCACATTTCTCACTTTGAACTCGACCAGAGGCTCTTCCTACTCATGAGGAAGCTGTGA